TGAAATCCCGAAAACTCACACCTCATTTTATATTTCCTTTACAAATTCTTAAAAGAGTCGGTCTCGTGGCATACCAAATTATAGTACCCCCGTCTCTTTGTAATCTTCACATTGTCTTTCATATGTCTCAACTCTGTAAGTATATCCATGATCCATCTTATGTAATCGAAATGGATGATGTACAAGTGAAGGAGAACTTGACAAATGAAACATTGCCTTTGAGGatcgaggataggcgaacaaagcACCTAAGAGGGAAGGAGATTCCGTTGGTCAAGGTGATCTGGGGAGGTGCATTAGGAGAAGATGCCACGTGGAAATTAGAGGGTTAGATGCGAGCGACCTATCCATCCTTGTCTGTGTCAGGTAAATTTCAGTGatgaaatttctaaaagggtgtgagagttgtaacaccctgaaatattactaattataaatcgatatttaattgtatttattgtgttatttgactatatgattgacttgaatgagttgaggtatggcttgaattagtcatgtgtgaatttcttgatgtggatgttgagttatgtggagttttgttgagctaagttgaaattataagATTTCAATTTTTACCTATACCTATTTCAGTAAAATCGCCATCCCggatttgttaaccgttggattgtcttcAAATTTTGTCTAGAGGTCCTAAGACAATTCTCCACattctgaccgttgggatttgtaaTATAACATCTTAAGTaagaaatatgaattttttaccGAAGTAGAGAAAATAGAGCTGGATcaactcgcctaggcgagtGTTGCATGATACAAATACGTACAATAGCATAAAAGAGCCATCTTCTTCCTCCTTCTCTTTCCCTAAACCCTCGCCCAACATCCaagctcctcctccaccaccactgaCCACCGATGTCTGCCACAAGCCGCCTTTGCTTGCCGTCGGGTCACCGCACGGAGAAGAACAGTTTAATTGGAGCAGAATCTTCAAAACTTAACTTGAGGATTTCGTATAGAACAAAGCCTCCAATCCTTCCTTCCCGGTTTCTTCAAGGTAACCTTGATTCTAAGCTTTCTCCTTG
The nucleotide sequence above comes from Glycine soja cultivar W05 chromosome 11, ASM419377v2, whole genome shotgun sequence. Encoded proteins:
- the LOC114373111 gene encoding uncharacterized protein LOC114373111, with product MAPYEALYSRRCRTPLCWLEPGEDLTLGPEVVQQTIEMVKLIQERMRAAQSRQKSYQDKKRKDLEFEVGDHVFLRVTPWTGVGQALKSRKLTPHFIFPLQILKRVGLVAYQIIVPPSLCNLHIVFHMSQLCKYIHDPSYVIEMDDVQVKENLTNETLPLRIEDRRTKHLRGKEIPLVKVIWGGALGEDATWKLEG